The DNA window tacCTTATCTCCTACCATCCACACTCCACAGCCATTCTTTCTTCTATCCTTTCTCCCTTCTCACAACACGCAGGAGCGATGGCGTCCTCGGCCTTGGCgagcagcaagccagcaacagCAGCGACGGCGTTGGCGAGCAACAGGTGCGGTGTCCTCGTCCTCCACGAGCAACAGGCAaccggagcggcggtggcatcaTGTCCTTTGCGAGCAGCGAACAGTGGTGTTGGCGAGCAGTGGGAGCAGCTCTGAGCGGGAGGTGAAGATGGAGATGGTGGGACGATCGGAGGGGGGAGGCGCTCCGGTCGGCCACCAGGTCCACCCCGTCCTCCTCGTTGCGGCGGCCCCCTTCCCTGGCGACGAGCGCGGTTGCGGGTGGCGGTGAGGAGCACGCTCCTCCATCCCCCTCCTTGTGATTTCCTTTTTGTGATGAATGTtttaagagattttttttttgcagttttttcctccttttgattTTCCCCTTCCTTGTGATTGAATCTGTGATGAATCGGCTAGCCGACGAGGTGAATTTTGATGAATCGGCTGTGAATCCGTGAGTGCACCCTCCTCGTGGCACACGGCAGCGCGCAGACAAGCCATGACGGCCTGAGGGCAGCGGCATGCTTGGCCTCGGATACGCAGTGGCCCCGGTGATTTAATTCTTGTGATTTAATTTTTTGGGATGATTTTGATTCATTGTTGTTggatttgtgattttgtgattcaGTTTCTCTCGTTTCCATGCTTCTTGGCTCAGATGGATCGGATTTGATCTCCTGTATGCGCGTACCGGACGGGAGCGACGCAGTCTCAATCTCACGGACTGATGAACCAAAATTTTGGGAGAGGATCGCACACAGACAAGTGAAAAAAATTGCGTATACGGACGAAAATTAGGTGACGAAAGGAAAattaagaatattttaattagttaagataaatgatttaaaattggcACTGTATACCATGTTTAGAAAATGAATTATATAGCTTAGTGTTTAAGCTGTATACTAGCGGACTGTCTTGACAAACACGGACTAGTGCACCTGACAACCTGCCCACTATGTGATCAAGAGGATGAAACCATCGAGCACATCCTTGTCTCATGTGTCTTCTCTCAGCAAGTTTGGACCTAGATTTTCTTGAAGCTGACCGGTGCTGCCCCTCAACCTTCAGTAACTCGTTTTGCTAAACAGTCGTGGAAAGCTGTCAAGGATGTTCCTAAGGAGCAAAATAAGGGGGTGACTTCATTCATTACCCTAGTTGCTTGCAAAATATGGAAACAGCGTAATGACTTGTGTTTTCAACGGATCAATTCCAAACATCATGGAGGTGTTGCAGGCAGTGTCAACAGAAGCTAAGGCTATGGTGCCTGGCTGGAGCTCTTGCGCTCAAGTTTTCCTTTGTAGGTCACTAACCAAAGGGCACTATTTGCGGATGTGTTTTGGGAAGGGATCACGAGCCCTTGGTTGTATGGGTgatttgtttttccttcttaatgaaatgaagcgCAGCTCTCAtgcgttttattaaaaaaaaaaaccagcctAGCCTTTAACCCGTGCATATTTTAACTAAAATTTCTTTAGTGTCCTTTATATGCTACAAAATCGACTCAACAACTTAGTGGTTCCAACAATCAAATCTAACCAAGATACCATGCTAGAGTCGTATATCGGTTCATGTGTTAGGAAAGACTGTATATTTGTAATCAGTACATTTACCATACAGTTGTAGATGTCATAGATGGATAGATTTTTAGTTTTACAGATTAATGTGGGGATATCTAGTTTTCGGCCTCAAAATTTGTGGTCGCTTCCAGGAGAGCCTCCAATTGTTATAAAGAAATATATGATGTAACTGTGAAACAAAATCATGCTATCCCTTAAAAAGGCAGACTAAAATTTCCACTTAAAATTTCCTACATGATAGCTCAAATGTAGATTATAAGTTTATAACTACAGAATTGACCAAGAAATAACATAACTGAGGCTCTGAGCATGGAAATGACGACAGGGACAAGTACATGGCGCTCACCAGGGTGGAGAGATACCTGTTATGAATTGTAGTAACACATTGCCTGTGCCTGAAGAAAATAAGAATCCCTATATTTTCTCCCACTCCCTATGTGGACACCATTTTTAGCCCAATCTTCTCTATGTATCCAAGCATCACGACCAATATCAAGTACGCCCAAAATCTGTACAAGTTAGGGCTTATGAATTTGAAATATAAGAGCGCAAAAAGggggaaaataaaaaggagCAAAACAACACTGCACACATTTGCATGCTTTTTACATTAAGAACATGTGGCATAAACTGGCAAAATATAAAGCATTTAAATAATTTAAAGATGGATCCACCTATTTAGTGAGCCTCTTTAAATCTATTATTCTGAAGTTTCCAATTAGATGACATTATTTTATGTTAAGTAAATTGCTTTCTTGCTTTGGATTTCTTCGATTACCATAATCTGTCAAACTTCACCAATGATTTCACCAATATGCTTATATAAGCAAGCAAAAGTATGTTAAGATACGTGGCACAAAAACAAGGGGTATGTCACCTTAACACCTGAAAAACACTTGTTCAGGATTTGTACCAGGTTATCAACTGAATATTCTTTCAGTGGATTTATTCTTTGGCTCATGATGCACACAAGTATGTAGTTAAGATTTGTCTATTTCCCACCTAAGGGGACATTGACACTCCATTTGAGTTTGCCAATGTGTAACATCCTTTCCAATTAAGTGCTAGATATATTTGTATTTCTACTAGATTGATACTACATTACCAGTTACTACTTttgggaataataaataaagcATCATATGACTATAGGAAGGGGAAATGAAGTACATAATCAAATAGTGAGATTAACATATGATCATGTTCATTCCAAAAGTTCCCTTAAAATGAAATGCATTTGAACAATAAGGAAAATGTACtgaaaatataaattatcaTGTAATATGTAATGATTTCATTAGTTTGTCTTACAAGAAATAGGAGAGCACCAGACTGAAGATAGATGTAACTTACCACACCACCTTTCCATGGGACAAATAATGGATAACTCCTCGACTGTAATACCTATCAATATTAGATGAGATTAATAACAAAGAAATGATGGGCCATGGTTATCACAGCATCTTTAGTGACCATGGCTCTCGAGCGGCCCCTCCTTGGACACCAAGATGCTGTCACAACCATGTGATAGATGGAAATGAACCTATCATAGAATATATTAGTCAGAAATGAACCTATCATAGAACTTGCAAGTTATTTTCAAGAATTGGAGTGTGCATTTGTACTTAAAAACTTGTTCACATTCTTAGTTTGAAAGAACATACCTCTGCTTTCTCTATCGGTTGATTTGATGGAATAGTATTGAGAACCCTGAACAAAACATATGAATTGTTACACACAGCAGCACATTTATAGTCTTTTGAAAAATGACTCCAGTGGCAAACCTTTGTTCTAGAACTGGTGCAAGGCCTGCTGTTGAAGCTGTACCACCAACCTGAAAAGCCACATAAGCACTCCTCTCAACTTACTTTGAATTAACAGTGTTGAAGTATTGACTAAAAAGACGCCTGGTACTTTACCAGCTGAATGCTGCAGAATAGCTTCCTTTGAAGCTCAATACGTCCTGTGGTCAGCAGGTGTTAGAAAAGTTTCAAGATAAGGGGAGCAAAATAATAAGGAAGAGTAAAGACACTACCTGTCGAAAGGATACTACTAACAATGGCTTCTACAAGACCGATGttatcaaacttttttaatCTGGTGGGAAACATCGGATAATTGTCCCACATACCGAACCCACCATTCCCACTTGAGTAAAGACTGTCACTTGTTTGCCATGTATCTTCTAACATGTCATCATAATCTTGGAACCTGCAGGCAGAAAAACTACTGTAAAGTAATCAAATCCAAACACACAATACCCAAACTACCGAGATGAATCAAAATATTACCAAGATCGAGGAGGTGGGGGGTATTCTTCTGGGACAAGAACCCTTGGATAAAGTAGCCCCATAGGAGGTACCTATTTAATCACAAAAAAGGCATACATAAATCAACTAAGACGAAATAATGAAATGAAGACCAGCATTGTTCTTGGACTGTAGCTCAACTACCTGTGCTAGTATTTGATGATAAacccaaaaaaggaaaaaataagcacataagagaaagagaggagtaAATAGTAATGGATTACATTCAGAGCCGATAGCTTTGTTTTCTGATGACCAACTGATTTTTCATGCTCATATGAATGAACAACACTGACAGCATCAAAACTTCCACtctgtgaaaaagaaaatgtaggTTGAGATCATGGTTCAGGTGCGAATTGTCctttgaaatatatatgtaaTCCCTCATATACGatctcttttgttttgttgtttaaCATAATATAGCTCTGTCCATTTTATTACACTGTTTTCAAACAAGTGAGTACAAGATATGTAACTAGAATCTAAACAAGCAACCAGATCCATTTTTATgttgaatttatttttgtgCTGTTGGATGATCAACTCATGATAAAGAAAATAAGACTACAGATATGAGTTTGTGTTTACATATTCATGAAAGTTACGGAAAAAGTAAAGGGATGAGCCGAAAACTGACAGGAGACAAGACTAATAGTAACTCATATGATACAAGCTACACAAATATACCACTCGAGCCAAATCACCGACTCATTGTCATTCTAGAGATTTGCACCTAAAGCATAACAGGAATTCTATACCGTGACATTAGAAACCATTATTCAATGCTACTGgtgttatatttttattgttcttttttGGTGGTTGTTCTGAAGATGTTGAATTTCAATCTGCTATACACTGGAGATGGAAATGTTAACTGAAGCACACACTACCTCTGCCATCTGTTGCCCTTATAAGAATGAATGCAAATAAGTATAAGCCACTTACTCTTATCTGGCTGTATGACTCTTTTAGTTTGTTGAGCATTAGCATATCTATAGGCTTGTTCACTGGATCAGTTTGGAAGTTTGGCCATGTGCGATGACGACGTTGAACCCAAAGAAGGCATCTAGATATGtcctacaaaagaaaaaggaaagcaaAGCTGATGTGTAATGTATTAAAAAGAACTCAGACTGCCTTGCCGCAAGGAAGATGATAAGTAAATACTGATTAGACCAACAACAGTGCTATCAAATAATCATGTCATAAATAACTAATTGAAAAGACAATCTCAAATTAGTGCTAACTACAAAACCCCTTTAAAAGCAGGGACAGAAAAACAGAGGCGATCTCAAATTGTACAGGAATTTCCTATATTACTTGACTAAGAAACAAAATTCCCAGATGCGAAAAATTATCTAGATGGTTTCTGGTCATATTTCAAATACCAACTCAATATCCTAATCCATATTTCAGCAGATTTTTCACTGGTTACTGGCAGCAGTGAAAGAAAAACAGAACCAGACTAGACTCGCTGAGAAGTTTTTAATGTCTACTTTTAGTTTCAAACACTGATATCAGACTAAATCGCTACACAGAAACTGCACAAACATATTTTTTGAAATAGGAGCAAATAATAGCtctaaaaaagtaaaaacaaagAATAACAAGTATAGATGGCGTTGTGGATAGCAGCGTTGCACCAGACCATTTAGCATAACAAATTGGAGAAAGaaacacacaagaaaaaaaaggaaaacttgTTAACCAACACTAAACAAAAACAATATAAACCAAAGGCAGAAGCAAACTTAATATCGTAACAAACTTAATGCTAAAGCTTGGTCTTCCTAGTAAATTATTGATGTCTACACAGATTGCATGACCATAGCGATATACTCTAAACAAATGATATAATGTGATACAATACAATGAACACAAACAATGAATTTTCATAGTAATGATAAACTATTAAATAGAATGAACATAAAAGGCGGATTATCCAAAGTAACTAAGATTGGTTGTGTAGGTCAAACAGTATAATTTAGGGCATACATCTCCACCGTATGGAAGCGCCAGGGCTGTGTGGGGTAAAGCAACACCATCCTGCATACATCAAGGAGGACAATATATTGGTACGTAAGCAGTATCTAGAAAGCTAAAGAAAAGCTATTCATATTACGACTTAAGAATACAACCCTCATTTCTCAATGGCTAGTGAAAGACCAAAGAAAATGCTACGGTTATTACCTCAACACAAACTACTTGTGTAATTTGCGCGCCAATGTTGACCACACAAGATGTCGACAAGCCATTTCCAAATGCTGCAGCTAGAGCTTCCTATCAAAGCATATACAGAAGAAATAAGGATGTTCAATGTCTCAACTTGTGGATCATCAAACACATAACTTGGTTGAATGGCTATTCTTCTACAAGCCTTATACAGCCGTGCAAGTAGGAAGTTCCCTAACCTAACCAGTCTCAATTTGTAGTTCCGCATTAGAATCATTAAACCTGTTGTCAGACAATCAGTCAATAACTACTAAAAGAACACAGAAGGTAGAATCCACCAGCTGGTCCCCTAGCTGAGCCAGCGTCAACTTAAGATTTCGAGCACAAAAAACAAGTTAAATCCTAGCTTTTAGATGTGAAATTCTGTCGTTCATATAGCCCAAGAATATGAAACGTTCATGGGTCCCTTATTTTGTGCGCTGGTGAAGTATGGACTGGTTTAAAACCAGAATAATTAGCATCTATAATCAGTGTCAAGCTGGGCTACAAGCAGTACTTTTTGCAGTAGGCTAAGGGCTTAGTTCCACTCTGGGATTGGACCAAACATTGAAATGTTATCTAATGAAGGTACAAGAAAAAACTGTTCAGCAACTATATCTGCTGTGCTAAGAAAATTCCTGCTCTGGCACAAATCTGAACTCTGAAAAGTATCCACATTGCAACCGAAATATCTCAACTGTTTTAACAAGTTGGCCACTCTCTCAGCAGTATATTTAGTTATTAACAAAGACAATAATGCATCAAAGCATAAACACAGGAGCACAACACAATCCATTCAGTGAATACAACCTTCATTGATTAACTCAACAATAACATCAGAATAGTGGAAACCACCCTGTGGCTATTGAAGTGTACAATTCTAAATGATATCCCTTTTTGGAGAATGGTTTTCCAAGTGTACATCCAAGTACTTTCATACCAATTCCAATGTTCCTTAAAAATGATGCAAACTTTCAAAATGACAAAATTCTAGCATCCCATCTTTACAAATTTGTGTCTTGTCACACTTATTGGAGCACTTCAGAGGAATAGATAGTACTGTAGTACATGGAAATCAATTTATATGTGGAGTTTCATTTGTCCCACTTTACAAATGAACGATCCAATTAATTAGGTCTTCCATGTAAAACAGAGTATTCTTACATCCAGAatgtgaaaagaaagaaaaatgaaaaatgccCAGTGATTGGATGCAAAAGCTAACCTGATGTATCACTGCTGTGCTAAAACCCAAATCGCAAAGTACGATTGACAACATTTCCTTGATTTCTGAAATGgaataaaataattaacttCCTTTGACCAGATAaatcagcaaaaagaaaaatcttgcTCAAAAGTGTTATGCAACACGCATTATACAATATAATTTATAGTAAAAGggtaaaaactaaaaacaaaCATAAGATAGGGTACATGTCAACTTTGTGGCCAGTATTTTCCTCATCTGTCAATTCAAGACTACTTCAATGCAGAACAGTATTATGAAAGATCATTCCAGATTCTCACTGCCAGTGTCAAGCAGACAGGGCAGAGTTGTGGACTAAATCACAGATAGCACAAGATGCCATCAGAACATGAATATATTGTGTGCTAGTAGATGAGGGCAAAACCACCACCCAGAACTATTTCAGGGTTTATTCACTTTGATCTGATTTTGTAAGTTTAAGCATCATGGTAGTTTGGGGTTAAATAGAATTTTCCTTATCTTTTAAAACTTTTTGCCAACATCTAACTAGAGAATAAAGGAAAAGCATGTGAGACCAAATAGATCCTTTGCTTATAGTGAGAATGTTAAGATCCATCTAAACCCGCAGTAGTGAGACCAGATAGATCCTTTGCTtatagttttaaaatatttctgCTAACATTTACTCATTCCGCCCCAAAATATAAACCTATAACTTTTTTACACGGTCTCCAACGAAGAGCTTTGACAAATAATTCCCATCGTAATATATTATGTAACAATTACAAAATAAACATCTTATGAAAGAactttcaaatacaaatttaataacATCACATGCATAGAACTAAACATATATTACTTCAATTATTATTAGTCAAATGTTGAAATTGTTGATTTTTccgttatattttgggacagggAGTAACTAGAGCATTAAGGACAAAGGTACAGTATTGGGGACTGCATTAATATCCAAAATGACAAGTCAAAGGAAACATATGTACTTGAAAGAAGAAATACCTCGGTTATCAAATGTCTCTCCTAGAACAAGAATTGCAGAATACAGATGCCGATCTCTTGGATTGATATGCAATTTTTCTGTCAATATCCAGTTCCAAATAGTGCGCAAATCTTCTAAAACCTgcactttttttaattaaaaagatgGTCTAGCATTGTGATACTATGCTGTTcataagaaaaaagaaggcAGCATACACAGGTTTATGacaaattcaaaataaagaGTTGTCACTTAGTTTTCTCTTTTGGCATACAAAATATCAGCCATCAAATCCAGAttttaatatttctaaaaatttgaTAGCCAGATTTTGTTTTGAACATTTTATATGGTATGTCATTCATaaacaaatacatcacatcagAGATAAAAACTGAGGAAGAAATAACAGATAATTTGgaataaatttttaacttttgaaCACAAAATCAACAGTGCCTAAAATTACAATATGGCACTACAAGGCTGTACAAATGCTGCCTTACAAGCAGCATAAACTGATTGATTAATTGTTTTATTAATTAtgcagaaaaaagaagaagaagaaccagTAAGTAGGCATGGATACCAGAAAGtgtaaataataattctagtGGATTCAGAACGTTAGTATCTCATTCTTTCATCACAATTGTACTTCATCACGTATATTGCTTTTTCAGAAGATGAACCACTTGACCCATTTTGGGTAGGTCTGAGAAATTGGGTGCATGCTAAAGCATCGAACAATATTGGACTTGATTGCAgatcacaaaaaagaaaaaaaaaagaaaaaaagagagaagtgaTGAAGGGATATTGAGATCAAAGAAAATACTAACGCTTTGTTTCAACATGTTCCTGATATGTGTTTTAAGATGGAGAAATATAACACCCTAGGTACCATATCCACAAACCTAGAGTGCTACACAGAACACACTAAAACTACTAACTCTTTTTCTTTCAAGACAAAAGAGATTATTTTTCTTGTCtttgaaacaaaattttcttttccttgaaaCAATAGGCGGGACAAGAGTGAATACATCTTTAGAGCATTTGCCAGCAAAGCCAAGTAAGCAGAGCTAGGGCTTACTAGTGGCACTATACTTGCTGAgtttcaaagaaaataaaatgaatccTTTGTCTTGAAAGAAAAATGTGTTTTTTATTGCAATTTGCTGTGTGTATGTTTTTCTATTTCCATTCTGTAGTTCCATACTATACTTGCTGAGTATATTATACTCACctgttttatttggttttaggtaTCCAGTATGTATGGGCAGGAAGTAGCACCCCTTATCTCCACAGCTCACAGAATTAAACTAAACTTAGTTCCTTAATATTTGAATAGTTCACATTTGGCTTTGTAATTATTGTTTACTTTTATACTGTGAGAGTTTGTGTGCTATCATGTCTACGGGTTAAGTgatgtttaattatttttataaactgtTTGTCGTGGATGTAATTAAATACAGGGGAGATTCTGCCAAATTTTCTAACAGATTTGTGGATGGCGTCAGCTTTGTTCAATACATTTGAGCAAATCCTTTCTACCGAAGTTGTAATGCAAATCAGTTAATACATTTTTACTTAATAAACAATGTTCCAACAAATATCATGTTCCGTTCCTTACTGATTATCTTGAATGTAACCACAACCTAGCTTAATCATTTGAAATGGCTGTGTTGTCAATTACATCCAGAAGGAGCATTACTATAAGTTTATAACTGAATGAGCCTAAGGAAAATGGCATATAATAATTAAGTCACATACTAATACCTGATGTAATGAATAATCCTGAGAAATATTGAAATGGCCTCTCCTGATCGGGTGACTCAGACAGTATGACTCAGAAGGTGGGATTTTCAAAGCATCCTCTCCAAATATTATTTCTTTATACATGTTTTCTTCAGAATTAGGCTCAGTATCGTCAGGAGTTGATCTTTGCAGGGGATCCACGTCAGCATCCTTGTCAACTGGCCTTTCTGACCAATTTGAGTAGTTCAGCAAAACATTGATATCATAAAATAGTATAGGTAAAACATAGGTTACTTCACTATTGATGCAAAACTGCTCTTCTAATCTCCCTGGAATTAAACAAATCCACTAATACCCATGCTATGCCCAATCCAATAATCTAAAGCAGCTAGACGATACATGCTATGTAAAAAGAATGGGATGCAAATTTCGACTAAGCTTCCACCTTTTCAGATAACAGTTACAATTGTTTCTGAAGTACAATGTCCACATCAATATAGCTACTGCAAAGTTCCAATCCAAATATATCCAATGGGAAAGAAATACCATAACAAAACATAAGAGTTAAATCCAACAAAATAACAGAACTAGCTCGCTCCAAGCTCCAGCTAAACTAGCCACAAATCATAATGCAATGGTCCTACAGAGTACAAAGTTCACTACTGCCATAAGCTCAGGCACAGGCCACAGACATTGATACGCGCATGGCAGCTTGCATAGGATTCTGCCCTCTTCCCTCCTTTCCAACAAATGCGCACACAAATGGTTTGACCCCAAGTTTCTACATTTGAATTTGACTCCAATTGTGTAAACACTGCCCAAATCCAAGTTAACTTCCAATCTGAGGATTACCACCCATTTGGCTGGGGGTGTTCCACATAAGGCATAACAAATGAATTGTAATGTCAAATAAAATAAGCCATATCAAATAACATTCATGTACAACTTCCAAATGGACAAGCATATCTACAGAAACAGTGCCCTAACTTAAAG is part of the Oryza glaberrima chromosome 4, OglaRS2, whole genome shotgun sequence genome and encodes:
- the LOC127770358 gene encoding actin-related protein 9 isoform X1: MDYLKTVVPSQLMAERGANLVVINPGSSNVRIGFASQDVPFNIPHCIARHITQRKDDTPRLSVRDKMLNCHATPSQNAERERAYDIIASLLKIPFLDEEMPSANQALPPKMGRVDALSSQQNKDDSKFTWTDVMDRSIKSSTPIERPVDKDADVDPLQRSTPDDTEPNSEENMYKEIIFGEDALKIPPSESYCLSHPIRRGHFNISQDYSLHQVLEDLRTIWNWILTEKLHINPRDRHLYSAILVLGETFDNREIKEMLSIVLCDLGFSTAVIHQEALAAAFGNGLSTSCVVNIGAQITQVVCVEDGVALPHTALALPYGGDDISRCLLWVQRRHRTWPNFQTDPVNKPIDMLMLNKLKESYSQIRSGSFDAVSVVHSYEHEKSVGHQKTKLSALNVPPMGLLYPRVLVPEEYPPPPRSWFQDYDDMLEDTWQTSDSLYSSGNGGFGMWDNYPMFPTRLKKFDNIGLVEAIVSSILSTGRIELQRKLFCSIQLVGGTASTAGLAPVLEQRVLNTIPSNQPIEKAEVLQSRSYPLFVPWKGGVILGVLDIGRDAWIHREDWAKNGVHIGSGRKYRDSYFLQAQAMCYYNS
- the LOC127770358 gene encoding actin-related protein 9 isoform X2, which produces MDYLKTVVPSQLMAERGANLVVINPGSSNVRIGFASQDVPFNIPHCIARHITQRKDDTPRLSVRDKMLNCHATPSQNAERERAYDIIASLLKIPFLDEEMPSANQALPPKMGRVDALSSQQNKDDSKFTWTDVMDRSIKSSTPIVDKDADVDPLQRSTPDDTEPNSEENMYKEIIFGEDALKIPPSESYCLSHPIRRGHFNISQDYSLHQVLEDLRTIWNWILTEKLHINPRDRHLYSAILVLGETFDNREIKEMLSIVLCDLGFSTAVIHQEALAAAFGNGLSTSCVVNIGAQITQVVCVEDGVALPHTALALPYGGDDISRCLLWVQRRHRTWPNFQTDPVNKPIDMLMLNKLKESYSQIRSGSFDAVSVVHSYEHEKSVGHQKTKLSALNVPPMGLLYPRVLVPEEYPPPPRSWFQDYDDMLEDTWQTSDSLYSSGNGGFGMWDNYPMFPTRLKKFDNIGLVEAIVSSILSTGRIELQRKLFCSIQLVGGTASTAGLAPVLEQRVLNTIPSNQPIEKAEVLQSRSYPLFVPWKGGVILGVLDIGRDAWIHREDWAKNGVHIGSGRKYRDSYFLQAQAMCYYNS